The following DNA comes from Candidatus Eremiobacteraceae bacterium.
CAAACTTCCAAGCGATCGCCTCGCCAACGTGGTCGCGAGGTCGGGCGCCACGTCATAGTACGCGATCAACTGGCGCGTGATGTCGGATTCGGTGAGTCTATCGAAGCGGATCGAGGTGCAGCGCGAGCGGATGGTCGGGAGGACGGCGTCTTCACGCTCAACGGTCAGCATGAAGAGTTTCTGAGGTCCGGGTTCTTCGATCTGTTTGAGCAAAACGTTCGGCACGAACTCCGTCGTGATGGCGTCGAAACCGGGGACGATGCAGATCGGCCGGCCGCCCTCGTAGGATTTGAGCTGCATGCGTTCGATGATCGCACGCACTTGATCCATGCCCAGTTTGTCGGTCTTGCGTTCCGTCGTCGCCGTGGCTTGGATGAAGTCGACGTCGATCTCGAGGATGTCGCCCGACGATCCGTTCAAGCCGCGCACGCACGGACCACAGACACCGCAGTAACCGAGCGGAAACGAAGTCGGGTGCTCGCAGTTGAGCGTCCACGCGAGCATGCGCGCAAAGGTGCGCTTGCCGGTGCCGCGCGGACCATGCAGCAGGTACGCTTGAGCGAGACGTTGCGGCCCGAGGCGGGCGAAATAGTCTACGACATGCTGCTGGCCGACGAACGGCGGCGGCGGATCAGCCAAGGCGCGCGCCCGTGAGCGCTGATCCGCACGAGCACGTGCGCTCCCGCGGCATGCGCTCGACCATGCTCGAGAGCACGCCTTTAAGCCTCTCGTTGTTCGCGTTGAAGACCTCGAGCACGGCTTCGTGCGTGACCGGCGCGACGCCGGCGACGCCTTCTAAGCCCACGTCGTAGTCGGTGATGAGAGCGATCGTCGCGTAGCACATCTCGAGCTCGCGCGCCAAA
Coding sequences within:
- a CDS encoding AAA family ATPase, which translates into the protein MADPPPPFVGQQHVVDYFARLGPQRLAQAYLLHGPRGTGKRTFARMLAWTLNCEHPTSFPLGYCGVCGPCVRGLNGSSGDILEIDVDFIQATATTERKTDKLGMDQVRAIIERMQLKSYEGGRPICIVPGFDAITTEFVPNVLLKQIEEPGPQKLFMLTVEREDAVLPTIRSRCTSIRFDRLTESDITRQLIAYYDVAPDLATTLARRSLGSLGDALAERDSATSDVREAARAWVLDCLTRPDRLPLMVDFGKEAPREVLDETLRQARITARDVMLRSISGDDSLFDIAHDERYAQAQRALGRAAAERSAKALGFIDEAILMAHDTHAAPATIYGWLQVQLRSLAAS